The following are encoded in a window of Acidimicrobiia bacterium genomic DNA:
- a CDS encoding B12-binding domain-containing protein — protein sequence MSDEDEIILAELSDDDLTAQMHDDLYDGLAAEIVEGTNILLGRGWGPAKVLDLALVEGMRIVGIDFRDGILFVPEVLLAANAMKAGMAILRPLLVETGAESIGKIVIGTVKGDIHDIGKNLVGMMLEGAGFEVIDLGINNPVESYLAAIEEHKPDLIGMSALLTTTMPYMKVVIDTLKEKGIRDDYIVLVGGAPLNEEFGAAVGADAYCRDAAVAAETAQALMAKKRLLASEDA from the coding sequence ATGTCCGATGAAGACGAAATCATCCTCGCCGAGCTGAGCGACGACGACCTTACCGCCCAGATGCACGACGACCTCTATGACGGACTCGCCGCAGAAATCGTCGAAGGAACCAACATCCTCCTCGGACGAGGTTGGGGACCCGCCAAGGTGCTCGATCTCGCTCTCGTGGAAGGTATGCGAATCGTTGGGATCGACTTCCGTGACGGCATCTTGTTCGTCCCCGAGGTGTTGCTCGCCGCCAACGCCATGAAGGCAGGCATGGCGATTCTCCGGCCGCTACTCGTAGAGACCGGGGCCGAGTCGATCGGCAAAATCGTCATCGGCACGGTCAAGGGTGACATCCACGACATCGGGAAAAACCTGGTCGGCATGATGCTCGAGGGGGCCGGCTTCGAGGTCATCGACCTCGGCATCAACAACCCGGTTGAGAGCTACCTGGCGGCCATCGAGGAGCACAAACCCGATCTCATCGGCATGTCTGCCCTCCTCACGACCACGATGCCATATATGAAGGTCGTCATCGACACCCTCAAAGAAAAGGGCATCCGGGACGATTACATCGTGCTCGTCGGCGGTGCCCCGCTCAACGAGGAATTCGGGGCTGCCGTCGGAGCCGATGCCTACTGTCGCGATGCAGCCGTGGCTGCCGAGACTGCCCAGGCACTCATGGCCAAAAAACGACTCCTTGCGAGCGAGGATGCCTGA